The following proteins come from a genomic window of Coffea arabica cultivar ET-39 chromosome 11c, Coffea Arabica ET-39 HiFi, whole genome shotgun sequence:
- the LOC113715595 gene encoding G-type lectin S-receptor-like serine/threonine-protein kinase SD2-5, whose protein sequence is MGKWEFLSIKVALSFSSLLLLLETCMAGTPNVGRLNLGFQGRLLNYLDYGGLFLLSNNSAFALGFRPDQDVNKFQLVVIHKGSSTIIWSANRNNLIRGSDFFTIARNGDAYLQHGGSTIWSTDTANKGVVAMELLDSGNLVLVGNDSSIIWQSFSHPTDTLVSNQEFTEGMKLVSNPNSNNLSYSLEIKSGDMILSANYQPPQPYWAMGMDTRRIIDTDGGNVVSATLEGNWWKFYNQDKVLLWHFVISPNHDENTTWVAALENAGFITFSPLLADGNFSASLIAIPHDPCGRPEACDPYFVCERVGSCLCPSALHSCTKSSVSFCDRSQDSVELVDAGDILSYSALDIIPPSAKTDLNGCKASCQGNCSCAAMFFHHSGNCFLFDQIGSLQHSKNGTQYASYIKVLTNASGGANQGGGGTHKSRYVIGIVVIISALLAIFGLHYAGYQYHQKKNKALPESPEESSEEEIFGENLSGLPVRFRYNDLQIATNNFSKKLGRGGFGSVYQGILPDGTRLAVKKLEGIGQGKKEFRAEVSSIGSIHHLHLVRLKGFCAEGNDRLLVYEYMGNGSLDRWLFRKNRGEFMLDWETRYSIALGTAKGLAYLHEDCDMKIVHCDIKPENVLLDDHFVAKVSDFGLAKLMTREESNVFTTLRGTRGYLAPEWITNRAISEKSDVYSYGLVLLEIIGGRRTFDRSEPSEKSHFPSYAFKMMEEGKLEDIIDGRLKIDEKDDTVSTAIKVAFWCIQDKMFLRPSMTKVVQMLEGICPVPPPPRCSQLGSQRYAVFFRSMSNQGGGASPGPRMSNDDAHLLATSLSGPR, encoded by the coding sequence ATGGGAAAGTGGGAATTTCTGTCTATCAAAGTGGCTCTTTCCTTTTCTAGTCTGTTGCTGCTGCTTGAAACATGTATGGCCGGTACTCCGAATGTAGGCAGGCTGAATCTGGGATTCCAGGGAAGGCTATTGAACTATCTAGACTATGGGGGATTGTTTCTTCTTTCCAACAATTCTGCTTTCGCATTGGGCTTCCGACCCGATCAAGATGTCAATAAATTTCAACTTGTGGTTATTCACAAGGGAAGCTCAACAATCATTTGGTCTGCTAATAGAAACAATCTGATTCGAGGTTCAGATTTCTTCACAATCGCTAGAAATGGGGATGCTTACTTGCAGCATGGTGGATCCACCATTTGGTCCACAGATACTGCTAACAAAGGAGTTGTAGCAATGGAATTGCTGGATTCAGGAAATTTGGTACTTGTTGGCAATGACAGCAGTATAATATGGCAGAGCTTTAGCCATCCCACTGATACCCTTGTGTCGAATCAGGAGTTCACTGAAGGAATGAAACTTGTAAGCAACCCCAACTCCAATAATTTGAGCTACTCTCTTGAGATTAAGTCTGGAGATATGATTCTATCAGCGAATTATCAACCCCCACAGCCATATTGGGCCATGGGAATGGATACCAGAAGAATCATTGACACAGATGGAGGGAATGTTGTATCTGCAACTCTTGAGGGCAATTGGTGGAAGTTTTATAATCAAGATAAAGTGTTGCTTTGGCATTTTGTTATCTCTCCTAATCATGATGAAAATACCACATGGGTCGCAGCTTTGGAAAATGCTGGTTTCATCACTTTCAGCCCTCTTCTAGCTGATGGTAACTTCAGTGCCTCCTTGATAGCAATACCACATGATCCGTGTGGTAGACCTGAAGCATGTGATCCATATTTTGTTTGTGAGAGAGTAGGCAGTTGCCTGTGCCCTTCGGCCCTTCACTCTTGCACGAAAAGTAGTGTCTCCTTCTGCGATAGGTCACAGGACTCTGTGGAGCTTGTTGATGCAGGGGACATTCTTAGTTACTCTGCTCTTGATATTATTCCACCCTCGGCTAAAACAGATTTAAATGGCTGCAAAGCCTCTTGCCAAGGAAACTGCTCTTGTGCTGCCATGTTCTTTCACCATTCAGGAAACTGTTTTTTGTTTGATCAGATAGGAAGCTTGCAGCACTCCAAAAATGGTACTCAATATGCTTCTTATATTAAAGTCTTGACCAATGCAAGCGGTGGGGCAAATCAAGGAGGTGGTGGAACTCACAAATCACGCTATGTGATTGGCATCGTGGTCATCATCTCAGCTTTGCTCGCCATTTTTGGTCTCCATTATGCAGGATATCAGTACCACCAGAAGAAAAACAAGGCATTGCCTGAATCCCCTGAAGAGTCTTCAGAGGAGGAAATTTTTGGGGAGAATTTATCAGGACTCCCAGTTCGTTTTAGGTACAATGATCTTCAGATTGCAACTAACAACTTCAGCAAGAAGCTTGGTCGAGGTGGTTTTGGTTCAGTTTACCAGGGGATTCTCCCTGATGGAACTAGATTGGCTGTGAAGAAATTGGAAGGCATTGGTCAAGGGAAGAAAGAATTTCGAGCAGAAGTTAGCAGTATTGGGAGCattcatcatcttcatttggTCAGGCTTAAAGGCTTCTGTGCTGAAGGGAATGACCGTCTTCTTGTGTACGAGTACATGGGAAATGGATCTCTTGATAGATGGCTTTTCCGGAAAAACAGAGGGGAATTCATGTTGGATTGGGAAACTAGATACAGCATTGCACTAGGAACAGCTAAAGGTCTGGCTTATCTCCATGAAGATTGTGATATGAAGATAGTTCACTGTGACATAAAGCCTGAGAATGTACTTCTTGATGACCATTTTGTTGCAAAAGTCTCAGATTTTGGTCTTGCTAAGCTTATGACTCGAGAGGAGAGTAATGTTTTCACCACATTAAGGGGAACAAGGGGGTATCTTGCACCAGAATGGATCACAAACCGTGCCATATCAGAGAAGAGCGATGTTTACAGTTATGGCCTAGTGCTGCTTGAGATAATTGGTGGTAGACGAACCTTTGATCGCTCAGAGCCCTCAGAGAAGTCCCATTTTCCTTCTTATGCTTTTAAAATGATGGAAGAAGGAAAACTGGAGGACATCATTGATGGACGTTTAAAGATAGATGAAAAGGATGACACAGTTTCTACAGCAATTAAAGTTGCTTTCTGGTGCATACAGGATAAAATGTTCCTAAGACCATCAATGACCAAGGTAGTTCAGATGCTGGAAGGAATCTGCCCTGTCCCTCCGCCACCGCGCTGTTCGCAGCTAGGGTCACAACGTTATGCAGTTTTCTTCAGGTCAATGAGCAATCAGGGCGGTGGCGCCTCACCGGGGCCTCGAATGAGCAACGATGATGCTCATCTTTTGGCTACAAGTCTTTCAGGGCCAAGATAG